One Bacteroidota bacterium genomic window, AAGCAGTTTGACTATGTTGATTCACGAAACCGGGATGCGCAGATTGAGATGGAGCTTGCAGTCAGCGATCACCTGAAGAAGATCGGCGCTTTTTTGAAACCCGACTTTGTTGATGTGGATTTGGAAGAAGGTGAGTTCGATATCGAGGCCTCGGTGATTATTCCGGTGAAGAACCGGCGGACAACAATCGCGGATGCCGTTGACTCCGCCATGAAGCAGAAGACGGATTTCCGGTTCAACATTATTGTCGTGAACAACCATTCTTCGGACGGCACAACCGAACTTGTACGCCAGTATTCCGGAAGAAAAAGCAGGGTTGTGCACATCATTCCCGACAGGGAAGATCTCGGCATCGGCGGATGCTGGAATGTTGCCGTACACGACCATCATTGCGGACGCTATGCCGTACAACTCGACAGCGACGATCTCTACAAGGACGAACGAACGCTGCAGAGAATTGTAGATACGTTTCGAGCCGAGCGATGCGCGATGGTAGTCGGCTCCTATCTCATGACGAACTTCCAGTTGGAGGAAATTCCTCCCGGTATTATTGATCACAAGGAATGGACGCCGGACAACGGCAGGAATAATGCCCTGCGCGTCAATGGCTTCGGCGCACCGCGGGCATTCTTCACGCCAATCCTCCGGCGGGTGAAGTTTCCGAATGTCAGTTACGGCGAAGACTATGCAACCGCGCTGGCCATCTCGCGTGACTATCGAATCGGGCGAATCTACGAGCCGATCTATGTGTGCCGACGTTGGGAGGGAAATTCCGATGCCGATCTCGATATTGCACAGATCAACACGCACAATTTCTACAAAGACAAGGTTCGAACGTTCGAACTCCTCGCCCGCCAGCGTAAGAACGCAATGAAACAATCAAGTTCAACGCCAAAACCGAAAGCGAGGAAACGCCGCTAACGATATGCCCGCAAACTTTCTGCTTACCGATTCCGACCTTTCCATATTCAACGAAATCGGCCATTGGTCCGATAGACTCGCTGCTCTGCTTGCGCATCAGATGCATTCGTGGAAGTTGCTGCGCAGCAATTATGACGGACTGGCCGGCATCAAGACAAGGTCGTTCAGGATTGATGGCTTCAGTCATGACGTTCAATGGAATCCCGGCCGCATTGGTTCATCGTCGGCGAAAGTTGATGAGAGATCTGTTCGGGAGAGAAGTTGCTTTCTCTGCAGGGAAAATCTCCCGAAAGAGCAGCGGGGGATAGCGTACCGGGACGCTTTTCTTGTTCTCTGTAATCCCTTTCCTATTTTTCCCGAACATTTCACGATCGTGCATCGAGACCATACGCCCCAGGAAATTCGTGATTCGTTCCCGATATTTCTCGAACTGAGCAGGGATGTTTCCGACGGATATG contains:
- a CDS encoding glycosyltransferase family 2 protein, giving the protein MSKPITAFLPYSGRHYTKLTVEQLRHSGVVDRIVLLTTGPHYHHLDGCESLPVDTLTSNRTLRSMANKLDTHFTLMILQDASYRLGPFALDRFLDVAQQTVSGLVYSDYEDLKAGQRIAHPVLDYQEGSLRDDFDFGPLFFFNSVILKDALNETGQFDFKAAGLYALRLAISRQGRITRIREFLYQVTERDVRKSGDKQFDYVDSRNRDAQIEMELAVSDHLKKIGAFLKPDFVDVDLEEGEFDIEASVIIPVKNRRTTIADAVDSAMKQKTDFRFNIIVVNNHSSDGTTELVRQYSGRKSRVVHIIPDREDLGIGGCWNVAVHDHHCGRYAVQLDSDDLYKDERTLQRIVDTFRAERCAMVVGSYLMTNFQLEEIPPGIIDHKEWTPDNGRNNALRVNGFGAPRAFFTPILRRVKFPNVSYGEDYATALAISRDYRIGRIYEPIYVCRRWEGNSDADLDIAQINTHNFYKDKVRTFELLARQRKNAMKQSSSTPKPKARKRR